One stretch of Narcine bancroftii isolate sNarBan1 chromosome 8, sNarBan1.hap1, whole genome shotgun sequence DNA includes these proteins:
- the LOC138741610 gene encoding C-reactive protein-like isoform X1 — MNPFIPIVLWICISLPGYDSAGLKGKSLIFLTKTDKDYVKLNAADFSSLTAFTVCFRAASEESSRDYSLLSYATGANNNELLIWQKKTGQLTLYLKSPVVDISLPKIDGLLRHVCVNWESQTGVVTAWVNGRRSLQKVGGKGLTVKGSGVFILGQEQDKPGGRFDINQSFVGEITDVNMWDHVLKSTDIELLSQGCFSTGGNIIDWSTIGFTSGGNVKIEDNNDCKF; from the exons ATGAATCCCTTCATTCCAATTGTGCTTTGGATCTGCATTTCCCTGCCAGGATATGACAGTGCAG GTTTGAAAGGAAAATCATTGATATTTCTGACCAAAACAGACAAGGACTACGTCAAGTTGAATGCAGCTGATTTCTCCAGTTTGACCGCCTTCACTGTCTGCTTCAGGGCTGCGTCCGAAGAATCATCGCGTGATTACAGTTTGTTGTCCTACGCAACAGGCGCAAACAATAATGAACTTCtgatttggcaaaaaaaaactgggcAGCTAACATTGTATTTAAAATCCCCTGTGGTTGATATCTCCCTCCCAAAAATAGACGGCTTGCTGAGACACGTCTGTGTGAACTGGGAGTCTCAAACGGGTGTGGTAACAGCTTGGGTAAATGGGAGACGCAGTCTACAGAAGGTGGGTGGAAAGGGTTTGACTGTGAAAGGTTCAGGGGTGTTTATTCTTGGGCAAGAACAGGACAAACCCGGTGGTCGTTTTGATATTAATCAGTCATTTGTGGGGGAGATTACTGACGTCAACATGTGGGACCATGTTCTAAAATCCACTGATATTGAGCTGTTAAGTCAGGGTTGTTTCAGTACAGGAGGGAACATCATTGACTGGAGCACAATTGGCTTCACGTCAGGTGGGAATGTGAAGATCGAAGACAATAATGATtgcaaattttaa